In a single window of the Prevotella melaninogenica genome:
- a CDS encoding C1 family peptidase — protein MRKNMFIACGLLSCVLTLQAQTKDGGIDAQMLQQIQKAGLTTSDRALSNAIATNSIDDLARNFRNSGPVDTYFSVETPKQNIQDQKSSGRCWLFTGLNVLRANFARRHKDTLRVEYSHVYLSFYDQLEKANLMLQGVIDNAGKPLDDPRVQFFFKNPISDGGTFCGVSDLVEKYGVVPMEAMQETYSAENTSRMARIVSSKLREYGLELRKMVAEKKSKAAIKARKTEMLGNIYHILSLSLGEPVKTFTFAFKDKNGKQIGRAKTYTPQEFYKETVGGPLNGTFIMAMNDPRRPYYKTYEIEYDRHTYDGHNWKYVNLPMEDIAKMAIASLKDSTKMYTSYDVGKQLDRKRGYLDLDNYDYATLFGTTFPMNKAERIATFDSGSTHAMTLTAVDLDENGQPKKWKVENSWSASYGQNGYLIMSNPWFNEYTFRLVVDNKYVPENIMKAAQQKPIMVVPEDPLFQEDM, from the coding sequence ATGAGAAAGAATATGTTTATTGCCTGTGGTTTGTTAAGTTGTGTACTTACACTTCAGGCTCAGACGAAAGATGGTGGTATTGATGCGCAGATGTTGCAGCAAATTCAAAAGGCTGGATTGACTACATCTGACCGTGCTTTATCGAATGCAATTGCCACAAATTCTATTGATGACCTTGCTCGCAACTTCCGTAATTCTGGACCTGTAGATACCTATTTCAGCGTGGAAACACCGAAACAGAATATCCAAGATCAGAAAAGTTCAGGTCGTTGTTGGCTCTTTACAGGACTGAACGTTTTGCGTGCTAACTTTGCACGTCGCCATAAGGATACGTTGAGAGTGGAGTATTCTCATGTTTACCTCTCTTTCTACGACCAGTTAGAGAAGGCAAACTTGATGTTGCAGGGTGTGATAGACAATGCTGGTAAGCCATTGGATGACCCACGTGTGCAGTTCTTCTTTAAGAATCCTATCAGTGATGGCGGTACGTTCTGCGGTGTATCTGACTTGGTTGAGAAGTATGGTGTTGTACCAATGGAAGCCATGCAAGAAACCTATTCAGCTGAAAACACCTCTCGAATGGCAAGGATTGTGTCATCAAAACTACGTGAGTATGGTCTGGAATTGCGTAAGATGGTAGCTGAAAAGAAGTCAAAGGCAGCTATCAAGGCACGCAAGACAGAGATGTTGGGTAATATCTATCATATACTCTCACTTTCTTTGGGCGAGCCAGTGAAGACCTTTACCTTTGCTTTCAAAGATAAGAATGGTAAGCAGATTGGCAGGGCAAAGACCTATACTCCACAGGAATTCTATAAGGAAACAGTGGGTGGTCCGCTCAATGGTACCTTTATTATGGCTATGAACGACCCTCGTCGTCCTTACTATAAGACTTACGAGATTGAGTATGATCGCCACACCTACGATGGTCATAACTGGAAGTATGTGAACCTTCCAATGGAGGATATTGCGAAGATGGCAATTGCTTCACTGAAGGACTCAACGAAGATGTACACCAGTTATGATGTGGGCAAGCAGCTCGATCGCAAGCGTGGTTATCTTGACTTGGATAACTATGACTATGCAACACTTTTTGGAACAACCTTCCCAATGAACAAGGCAGAGCGTATTGCAACCTTCGATAGTGGTTCAACTCATGCGATGACACTTACAGCAGTAGACTTAGATGAGAACGGTCAGCCAAAGAAATGGAAGGTAGAGAACTCTTGGAGTGCCTCTTATGGTCAGAATGGTTACTTGATTATGAGTAATCCTTGGTTCAATGAATACACCTTCCGTCTGGTTGTTGATAACAAGTACGTACCAGAGAATATTATGAAGGCTGCTCAGCAGAAACCAATTATGGTTGTTCCTGAGGATCCATTGTTCCAAGAGGATATGTAA